GGCAAATACCGTGGAAACAGGAGCATCGATCGACCCCGATCTTTCCAGCCGGGCTACAGAAGGGAATAAAAGCGACAAAAGGAAAATCAGCAGGCCTAAAACGATCACTGCCGTCAGAAACATTTTCAACACACGCATAGCGGGGAAGGGAGAATTTAATGATCAAAGTAAAGGATAAAAGTAAAGCATTTGCAGGGATTTCCGCTATCCGGCAGGGTTGAACATGGCGCTATGCTCCCGCGGTAAAATGTTCCTGCGTGTTTCCCCTGAACTTTTCGCAGACCCTTTTCAGATTGTGCAACCCTCTTTCGAAATCGCTCCCTACCCATTTATGCATTTTTCTGCGCATCAGCCTGCGCATGGGATTACGCCCTACTTCCGTTTCCAGGCACCAGGTGACCCGGGTGCCATCCGCCGCCTGCTCAAAGCGGAAATAGCTTTTTGAGCTATGCTGCTGCATCAGATACATATCATTGGCAATATATTCATTGACCCTGGATTCCGTGATCACCAGACTGCCCTTCCCCACCTTGCGGCGACGGCTTTTCCAGCGGTACCAGGCGCCTTTTCCGGCGTCCTTTTCGGAGAACTCTACCTTCATTTGCGGATCTTTTCCGTGCCAGGGCGACCATTGAGGCCAGTTGCGCAACGCATTCACCAGCATAAAGATCCGGGTGACAGGCGCCTGTATGAAAAGGCTGCGCTCAATACGAACACGGGATGGCAGAAAGAGTGAAAGGATAAACGTACCCAGCACCAACACTGCCAAAGCCCCTAAAATAACGAACATGGCTTGTTGCATAAGGAATAGTTTAAGGGAATACAAAAGATACGCCTATTCCGGGAATTTTCCAGCATTTATTCCCAGCGGAATACCTTGATGGCAACCGCGTACACCACCACTCCCCAGATGACCATCACCAGCAGCTGCGGCCACACATTCCAGATATGCAAACCTTCAAAGGCCACCT
This genomic stretch from Chitinophaga sp. XS-30 harbors:
- a CDS encoding SRPBCC family protein; the encoded protein is MQQAMFVILGALAVLVLGTFILSLFLPSRVRIERSLFIQAPVTRIFMLVNALRNWPQWSPWHGKDPQMKVEFSEKDAGKGAWYRWKSRRRKVGKGSLVITESRVNEYIANDMYLMQQHSSKSYFRFEQAADGTRVTWCLETEVGRNPMRRLMRRKMHKWVGSDFERGLHNLKRVCEKFRGNTQEHFTAGA